Genomic DNA from Desulfovibrio aminophilus DSM 12254:
GTATGGCCGGTATGGGCCTGGACGGTATTCTGGACGGTATGGACGGGATAACGGGGCCCCAAAAGCAGAGGCCGGGTTGCCCCGGCCCCATCGATCTAATCCACTAGACGCCTACGCCAGGAGCCGACGCATTTCCTCGTCAACGTCCGCGCCCCACCAGGCCATGACGTAGCGTGTGGACTTGCCCCGGCTGTTCTCGCGTTCCTCTTCCACCAGGCGGCCAAGCTCCAGGCCCTGGGCGATGAGCTTCTTTACCGTGGCCTTGCTCATGCCCAGGGCCACGGGCAACACGTCCAGGGCGGACCTGGCGGTCAGCGGCGTTTCACTCTCGGCGATGGCCTGCTCAACACGGTTCAGGTCGTCCATCATGAAGTCCCCCTTGTAGGGCACGAGCAACCCGCCGTCACCGCGGCGGAAGTAGTTCATGCCCGTGGTCTTCGAGTAGTTGCTTTTGGCGACACGCCAGCCCTGGAGCAGGGTGTCGCTCGCAGCGCCCAGCGTGGCCGCCAGGGTGGGCGGGACCGAGACTGTGGTCAGAAGCCAGCGGTGCGCGTTGACCAGGGCTGTGGCCCCGCGCACCGCGCCCGGCGCGAGGGCCGTTTCCAGTTTCTTCGTTGAGTCCAAATCCTTTCCACTGGCCTTGTTCACGTGCGCGATGGAGAACATGACTTCGGCCCCGGACTCGGCCAGAAGGACGCGGAGATGGGCCGCCAGGATTTCCATCTCATTGTTATCCAGCTCCGAGGCCGCGCCCATGAACTGGGCCACCGGGTCCAGCACGAGAACCCGGGGCCGGATGCGCCGGGCCAGGGCCAGGGCCTCGCGGTAGCGGGCGCTGGGCTGGAGGTTTCCACAGCGGTCCCGCTCCATGAAGCGGTAGTCCCCGGCCCCGCGCACCACGTAGAGCCGGGACAGATTCACCTCGCCTTCGACCATGCGCCGCAGGTGGTAGGCGCGCTCGTCCAGGTCTTCCGTCTCGTCCTCGGCGGTCAGGAACAGCGCCGGACCCGTGGTGTGGAACTTGAACACCCCGCCGGTGAAGTCCCTGCCCGAGGCCACGGAAGCGGCTATCTGCAAAGCCAGGGTGGACTTGCCGCTGCCCCCGTGCCCGGCGATGAGCGCGATTTTCCCTTTGGGCAGGCCGCCGTCGTTCACCCCGCCCATGAACCAACGGGCGGGCTTGGGCGGCGTCCGGCCCAGGCGCTCAAAGGACAGGTCTTCGATGTTCGCCACCGCGAAGGGATTGCGCACCACCACGGCGGGGGCCGCGGCAGGCGCGGCCTGGATCGGGTTGAACACGTCGCCTGGATCGGCCGGGCCATAGACCTCCCGGCAACCGGCAATGGCGCGCTCGATGGTGCGCGCCCGGTAGTCCTCCCGGCCCTGCCACTTCTCACGCTGGCCCAGGGCGCTCTCGCTGAACAGGCGTTCCATCTGCTCGGCGTCCCGGCGGCACCAGAAGGCCAGCATCGAGAGCAGCGCCAGATCGGCGGCCGATTGGTCGTCCTTGTAGGCGGACAGGTCGCCCGCGTCGAACAGCGCGGAGAACTTGCCTCCGTTACTCGCTGCGTGGGCCTTCTCCAGGACCTCCTCGTCCGTGAGGATCGAGGTGCCGACCTCCAGCGTGACCGCGGCCACAGGCTCCGGGTCGGCCAGGTGCTCGGCGTGAAAGGCCTCCAGCTCGGCCTGGCGCTCCGGCACGTCCCTCCGGTCGCCCAGGGCCCGGCCCGTGACCGTGAAGTAGCGCCCCGTGGCGTAGGCCTCGACCCGGCCTTTGCGGCACCGGCCGGGAGGCAGCTCGCCGCGCACAAGCACGTGGAGCCCGGTGCCGCTGGGCGAGACTTCGGCGTAGCCGTTCAGGATGCGTACGATCTCCGCAGCCCAGGGTTCGATCTCGCCCTGGGGGTCACGGCACTTGTCGAGGTCCACGCCCACGATGCCGTCCCCATTGAACACGAAGCCCAGGCCGTCGAAGCCGCCGCGCTGGTAGGCGGCCAGGGCCTGGGCATAGGGCGCCCAGGTGGCGGGCTGGTTCACCGCTGCGGGATAGCCGGTCTTGGGGTCCGCGGGCTGTTTGGCGCGATGGCAGACCCAGCGGTCCAGGGCCTTCAGCTCTTCGGGGATATGGTCGGGGGTCAAGGCCGAGGCGCTATTCATGCGCGGCCTCCCCGGCGACAAGCGCCGCCTCTTCGGGATTGAAGAAACGCATCACGTAGGGCGCGTCAGGCGTTGGCAGGATTTTGCCGTCAGCAGACTTCTCCAACTCGTCATACTCACGCAGGAAGAGATGGCCCGCGAACCGGCTGCAACGTCCCGTGGCGGGCGTGACAGGAAGGCCCCGGCCCGGTTCCGGCGGGTTGCAGGCGCAGAATCCGCGGTCCTCTGCCCAGCCCAGGACCCGCGTGAAGTGGAGGCAATTCCCGCAGCGCGATTTCCACTGGTTGTGGTTCAAGTCCGTGATAAGCGGACCGTCGAGGTCGCGGCCTTCGCCGCACCAAGCGCCAATTGAGACTTTCGGCCAACCGTTGGGCCCCGGTTCGCGCCGGCGGCATTCACCGAGTTGACCTTTTTCAGCAGCACGACTATAGAAGATGCAATCTTCACAAGTAGCAGTAAGCATATTTTCCTCCGTTGGCCGGGGCGTGTCCGCGCCCCGGCCTTCATTTTTTTCAGGACATCGTTTAGGCTTCCTGTGTCGAGGGTGGAGATTGCCCGGACTATGCCAGCCGCTTCCGGGCTGGCCTCCGTGGAACGCTCCGCTCTCGACCCTAGTGCCCCTGGTAGCGGAACAGCTTGTTCCCGACGCGCCAACCCACAGCATCGCTGTCCCAGACCGCTTCCGCGGGCATCCCGTTCGGCCGGGTCGGCTCCTCCAGCACGGTGCCGGGCCGCTGCTCGAACTGGTAGGCCGTGTCCTGAAACCAGTCGTTCCAGCCGGTGCCCTTGACCTTGCCTTTCAGGATCAGCCGGTCCATAAGCTGGTCCTTGATCACGGGGTCGATGGCCTTGCCGCCGTTGGCCCGGATCGCCTTGCTGACCTCTTCGGCGTAGCGCCGGTTCAGGCGGGCGACGAGCTGGCCCTGTGCGCTGTCGGGCTCGACCTTGTGAAGATCGGCCACGCGCATCCCCAGAACCGAAGCCGCAGCCTCCTTGATCCGGTCCGCGTCACTCCGCACCTCATCCCACACAACCTTCCCGTCCGCCTTGCCGATCCCCAGATAAATACCGTCGAACTTGTGGCGATCCTCGGGCGATAAGTCGGTCAGATGATCGATGGACTTCCATTCGGCTTTAAACTTTTCCGGGTCCGTGGCTGCCAGATTGGTGAAATACCAGTCCACCGCCGGATCACTGACAACACCCGCGCCCTTGCTCATCGTCGTGACATAGGCCTGGGCCTCTCGCTGCATCCCTCTCGGGGCTTCAGCCACGTATTTATTGACCAGGCTCGTATCGCCCGCCTTCAAGGCTTTGGTTAGACCGTCTTCCCACTGCTGAGCCTGGACCCGCTCGGCCTCATTCCGGCGGACCTGGGCGAAGCTGTAATCAGACTTCGCCATGTCCTTGGCCCGCTCTTTCGCCAAAGGGTTCAATCCGCTCTTTTCAATGGCCGCAAGCTGGGCATCGATCCCCAGGGCCCGGGTTTTCTCGACGACGCTTTGAGCCTGGGCCAGTTCGGTCAGGGGCTTGAGTTTGCTTTCCAGCTTCATGGCATCCTCGCCCAGCAGGCGGGCGTCCTTGCCCAGTCCCTGGGCGAACCCGAGGGCCCCGGCATCCGCGCCGCGCTCGGCCGCCTGGAGGATGATCTTGCTTTGGTACTCAGCCACCATGCGGTCCGTGGCTTCCGGAGACAGGCCCTTCAGCTTGGCCGCGCCGCGGACCGCCTCCGCGCCCCGGGCCATGCCCGCCTCGAACAGGCTGGAACTGGTGTAGTTGGTCACGGCGTAACTGCCTTCACTCTCAGCCAGGGCGAGTTGCGTTCCGGCCTGCCACTCCTTGCGCTGTTGCGCTTCATGGCGGGCGACACTCGTTTCGCTCTCTACCCGGAACGCTTGCGCCTTTTTCAAAAACGCGGTGCGCTGGTTGTCGTTGTCCAGCGATCCCGCGATTTCATCCTGGACCTTCTGGAAGGCCTCCTGGGTCCGCTTGACGGCACCCAGGGCGTTTTCGCCGCTCTGGCTGTAAACCCCGCCTTCTCCGTTCAGGAACGGATTCATCGCGTCATGGAGCTGGATGTACGCGCCGTAGGCCTTGTTCTCGTCTTCCTCCACGCGCATCCGGTAGGCCACCGCGCCCAGAGCAGTGCCCATGTTCGTCAGGCCCTGGCCAC
This window encodes:
- a CDS encoding AAA family ATPase, which encodes MNSASALTPDHIPEELKALDRWVCHRAKQPADPKTGYPAAVNQPATWAPYAQALAAYQRGGFDGLGFVFNGDGIVGVDLDKCRDPQGEIEPWAAEIVRILNGYAEVSPSGTGLHVLVRGELPPGRCRKGRVEAYATGRYFTVTGRALGDRRDVPERQAELEAFHAEHLADPEPVAAVTLEVGTSILTDEEVLEKAHAASNGGKFSALFDAGDLSAYKDDQSAADLALLSMLAFWCRRDAEQMERLFSESALGQREKWQGREDYRARTIERAIAGCREVYGPADPGDVFNPIQAAPAAAPAVVVRNPFAVANIEDLSFERLGRTPPKPARWFMGGVNDGGLPKGKIALIAGHGGSGKSTLALQIAASVASGRDFTGGVFKFHTTGPALFLTAEDETEDLDERAYHLRRMVEGEVNLSRLYVVRGAGDYRFMERDRCGNLQPSARYREALALARRIRPRVLVLDPVAQFMGAASELDNNEMEILAAHLRVLLAESGAEVMFSIAHVNKASGKDLDSTKKLETALAPGAVRGATALVNAHRWLLTTVSVPPTLAATLGAASDTLLQGWRVAKSNYSKTTGMNYFRRGDGGLLVPYKGDFMMDDLNRVEQAIAESETPLTARSALDVLPVALGMSKATVKKLIAQGLELGRLVEEERENSRGKSTRYVMAWWGADVDEEMRRLLA